From one Malus sylvestris chromosome 1, drMalSylv7.2, whole genome shotgun sequence genomic stretch:
- the LOC126629689 gene encoding uncharacterized protein LOC126629689 produces MAFNMPNIDPKIACHKLHIDPAGKSLLSFLDAYSGYNQIATHKPDNEKTAFVIERGNYYYKVMPFGLKNARATYQRLVNMMFKKHHGERYLKIEKLILALVVAAQKLKQYFQAHTVIVMTQYPLHGPDVSQRVMNLANMT; encoded by the exons ATGGCTTTCAACATGCCCAACATTGACCCTAAGATAGCTTGCCATAAGCTGCACATCGACCCCGCTGGCAAATCA CTACTCAGTTTCTTGGATGCATACTCCGGTTACAACCAAATAGCCACGCATAAGCCTGACAATGAGAAAACCGCGTTCGTAATCGAGCGAGGCAACTACTATTACAAGGTCATGCcttttggcctcaagaacgcaAGAGCTACTTACCAACGACTGGTAAACATGATGTTTAAGAAGCATCATGGTGAAAG ATATCTGAAGATCGAGAAACTAATTTTGGCGCTAGTTGTTGCGGCTCAGAAGCTCAAACAATACTTTCAAGCTCACACAGTCATCGTCATGACTCAGTATCCTCTGCATGGTCCAGACGTTTCTCAACGAGTAATGAACTTGGCCAATATGACCTAG